In Glycine max cultivar Williams 82 chromosome 10, Glycine_max_v4.0, whole genome shotgun sequence, the DNA window AGGGTGAGTATGTTTTTTCCAACTAGCTTGTTTAGTTGTTTTCAGAGAATTAACAGAGCAAACACAAGTTGCCTGTCAAATTTACTCTAGTCAAATAGTAGATCACAGGTTCAATAGTAGATGAGAATAGAACAACCAATGTATTATTACATTTTCTTATTAAGTGCTTACTATTCCATGAAAAAAACTTAagtacatattattttttagacaCAACCAAACACGTGATTAAACTATCTGAAATTATTTCAGtttaatcatatatttaatgtttgaaTTGAGTatgttacattaaattttatcgTTCAtgataattttacatattttaaatataattatctttaatgaAAGATACTTGtggtttaaataaaaaaatattattttttagattttacttttttatttgttgttttaaattataatataataattatatacttacttttacttcattatttattatttcttcatttgtcaggaaattaaataagaaaaataaaaaataataataaaataattaaaataaataaaaagatattcagattattgtttatttacagtaatgttttttttattcagattATTGTTATAATGTTTGAATTCAAATTATAGGGATAAAGGATATTTTGTTGGTCATTataaagaattattttatttgcaaTAATGATAATGAAGTGGAGAACCAGAGGATATGTTTCAGCTTAGTTACTGTAGGCCGGATAACagggaatttgaattttgaaaagcatTCCATTCGCCAATAGCCACGCGCTACGCGCGTACCTCACCTGCTCCCTAACTATCCACGTGGCATACGTAGGGCTGATATCACTAATAGTAGGACCTATAAAGCAGACACACATTAATTTCCCTGCCTATTAATTGCCACATTttcagttgaaaaaaaaaaactgaaacggttgaaaatttcaaatttgaacacGTAAATGTTAATAATTCCAGAACAcattatttatattgatttatttacattattcttatattttttgtggTCTTGTGGTTTTATATCaagttatattatttgaatttttcacctcaataacactaaaaaattaaaaaatcatccaaataatataacacaaaaattatttatacaaattatataaattattatttaaatttttctttcaaatcaatttctcactttcgttttatttttttatttctttatttaaaagtCGTCAAACTAATCTTAAATACATGTTTCATGACTAGACTTATAAGTAGAGGATGTTTAATATCAGATAAATATCTTACACGATAGTCAACATAAATACCTATATTagataataaaagaaagatacaaaattgcttattttatttttaaaaaatacttttacaaaCATAAGTacttttttcattcatatatacttgattaatttttatttcaattttttgttaagattataaaatataagtacaaaaatgaaaaatatattataatcacAAATTTGAAGCAACTTTCTTGTATTTTGTATCAGCTTAACTAACactaaattaagtaaaaatatactTGTAAAACTAAGCATTAAACATGTATTTAAGTCAATTCGACGGAcgctaaataaaaaaataacataataatgaaagaaaaaaataaaacaaaggtgagaaattgattTGGGAAAATCGATTTCTTgccttaaataattatttatattatttatgtaaataatttttggattatattatttaagtaagtttttaattttttttaatattatcggggtgaaaaattctatattatttcacaaaaaaaagtcATGTTATATTATCCTATTTGATATGGTATAGTTTTGCTGCTTGAAGTTAAATATGGAAGAAAATTTCAACCACGTATCAATGTAAAGGAAAGAGAATAACTTTCCAATATTCTCATTCAAAGTTTGTTTATTACTGACGTTTGAAATAAGAAAAGCAACAGGATATATTATAACATagctaaaaatatataattactacCGATGCTACTAACAATAATAAgcattaatcttttttttataatgattaaacATTAATCAATTACACACACATTGTTGCAATGCATTCTCATGCTCAAGGGAATACTAATTACTAAGCAACATATGTGTATGCATGAATAATTAGTTCTATCGCGAGTTCTGaataaaatttagttataaGTATTTgtgaataaatgttttttttttaagtataccATCTAAAATTTAGAATCAAAGAAATGAATATTTCTAAAAGGAAAATGCACATACACACCATAAGCCccacaaagaagaaagaaagaaaccttTACtccttttttcttcaatgctttGATGATCTATTTCCCTATTGTTTTCCACTTTCTAGATTCACTATCCCATTTTGGCAGTGTGTATCTTGCACTTTGCAAGGAAATGATAATTATGTCGATAATgccaatcatttaaaaattattttaacaggATTAAAGTGTTAACTTAATACTACTAACTTACGTTATGATAATGATATGAATAAAGTATTCTATAATGACGCATGAGTGAGAGTACAAGAGAAAATGGCGAGTTTTGAGTTTTTGCAAGTGTCCCAACATTCCACGAACACCACTTTTTACTGCCTTTGATTTATGACTTGACCTGTTCACTACTTCACTTGTCTGGTCTGTGCCTTTTCCACTTCCTTCTCCAACCCTCTTTCCTTTACACAGAAACATAGAGCGTTACGGTTACATTACATAGATTGTcattaaaaaaccaaaaaattcaGGACTTGTTGAATCCTAAGCCTTTTTTGAACTGAGAATGGAGTTTTCAGTACTACCACTTTTGTATTCTCTTGTGTTTCTTCTCTCAAACCCAACATGGGTGTGTGGGAATGGAGAGTTGAGAGCACTGATGGATATGAAGGCCAGTTTGGACCCAGAGAGCCTCTATCTACCCTCTTGGAGTATCAATGGTGACCCATGTGATGGATCTTTTGAAGGAGTAGCATGCAATGAGAAGGGTCAGGTGGCAAACATTTCTCTGCAGGGAAAGGGTCTCTTTGGGAAGCTTTCAGCAGCCATTGCTGGCCTAAAGCACTTGACTGGACTCTACTTGCATTATAACTCTTTGTATGGAGAGATACCAAGAGAGATTGCAAACTTGACTGAGCTTGTTGATTTGTATTTGAATGTGAATAATCTGTCCGGGGAAATCCCTCGTAAGATCGCCAGCATGGAGAACTTGCAAGGTTTGTAGTTTTGATTTGTTGGACAAGATTGAAACTTCTATGGTTCtatctttgttttaaaaaaaattgacgtattaaaagtttttttttgtgtgtactTAAATTTTGTTTGGTGATGGGTTTCACTGAAAGGCTTGagcttggttttgtttattagttGTACCATTTCTATTGCTTTATTCCCTCAAGTGGTGAGCATTGAGCTCTCTTGTTTCAAAATAGTGTTCTTTTGAACGTTGGCTTCTGAATCCTGTATTTTATGGCAAACTTTGCACTAATAGTAAGATAGAAAGATCAGTTTTAGTTCTGTTGATTCTCTTTATTTAGTATTTGTTCAAAAACTAAAGTTGCTGCCCAGTATTTGACTTCTTCCTATTGATATCTTTAGCTTTGATTCAAAATAGTGTTCTATTGGTGATTCGTACTTTACTTGGCATTGTGCTTATTTTTCCCTTGTGACTTGATTTGCAGTTTTGCAGCTTTGTTATAATCAGTTGACAGGAAGCATTCCTACACAGCTTGGTGCTTTGGAAAAGCTGAGAGTTGTTGCTTTGCAGTCTAACAATTTAACTGGTGCCATCCCTGCTAATCTAGGTGAATTGGGTATGCTGGTGAGGCTAGATTTGAGCTCTAATAATCTCTTTGGTTCCATTCCCACTAGCCTAGCTGATGCTCCTTCACTGAAGGTTTTGGATGTTCACAACAATACCCTTTCTGGGAATGTACCTCCTGGTAATAATGATGTTACTGCACTTGTTTAATCTCATTGATTCTTTACATTTTTTCAGTAATATGTTTTGCTTGTCTGAAATGTGTTgtttatttgcatttttttggtttaatgaAGCTCTTAAGAGACTAGATGATGGATTTCTGTATGAATACAATCTGGGGTTATGTGGAGTTGGGTTTTCATCCCTGAAAGCTTGCAATGCTTCGGATCATGTTAATCCTAGCAGACCTGAACCTTATGGAGCAGCCACAAGAGATATCCCAGAAACTGCTAATGTGAAGTTACCTTGCAGGGGAGCTCAGTGCCTTAATTCATCAAAATCCAATCAATCCACATCAATTACAGTTAGCATATTTGTGGTTATGATTGCACTGTGTGCAATTGGTGTTTTGACATTCACAATATATCGTCGAAGAAAACAAAAGCTTGGAGATTCTTTTCATATCAGTGACAGTCATCTAAGCACTGATGAAGCCATTGGTGCATATAGGAAAAATGGATCTCCTTTGGTCAGTCTTGAGTACTCTACTGGATGGGACCCTTTGGCTGATAGTAGGAATTTCAATGGCTATAGTCAAGAGATGTTCCAGAGtttgaggttcaacttggaggAAGTGGAGTCAGCTACTCAGTATTTCTCAGAGTTGAATCTGTTGGGTAAGAATAGCTTTAGTGCAACTTATAGAGGAGTTTTAAGAGATGGATCTGTTGTTGCTGTGAAGAGCATCAGCAAAACTAGTTGCAAGTCGGATGAAGGCGAGTTTATGAAGGGATTGCACATGTTGACCTCACTGAGGAGTGATAATGTAGTGAGGTTGAGAGGATTTTGTTGTTCAAGGGGACGAGGCGAATGCTTtctgatttatgattttgttcCTAATGGAAACCTTTCACGCTTCCTTGATGTTAAGGAAGGAGATGGAGAAGTCCTTGAATGGTCAACTAGAGTTTCTATTGTGAAAGGGATTGCTAAAGGTTACCATTCTATTCTACCCTATCCTTATTAAATTACCTTCTTATAATGTAATTAAATGTACTTACTTATGCTTTCTGTTTGAGGTCTATATACTAAaccatttttttcttgattcagGTATGGCATATTTGCATGCATACAAAGCAAACAAGCCCGTTTTGGTTCACCAAAACATCTCAGCTGACAAAGTTCTCATTGATCAACGGTACAATCCATTGCTAGCAGATTCTGGCCTGTACAAGCTTCTCACTAACGATATTGTCTTCTCTGCACTCAAGGGAAGTGCAGCAAAGGGTTACTTGGCGCCTGAATACGCCACAACTGGCCGCTTTTCTGAGACAA includes these proteins:
- the LOC100775422 gene encoding probably inactive leucine-rich repeat receptor-like protein kinase IMK2; the encoded protein is MEFSVLPLLYSLVFLLSNPTWVCGNGELRALMDMKASLDPESLYLPSWSINGDPCDGSFEGVACNEKGQVANISLQGKGLFGKLSAAIAGLKHLTGLYLHYNSLYGEIPREIANLTELVDLYLNVNNLSGEIPRKIASMENLQVLQLCYNQLTGSIPTQLGALEKLRVVALQSNNLTGAIPANLGELGMLVRLDLSSNNLFGSIPTSLADAPSLKVLDVHNNTLSGNVPPALKRLDDGFLYEYNLGLCGVGFSSLKACNASDHVNPSRPEPYGAATRDIPETANVKLPCRGAQCLNSSKSNQSTSITVSIFVVMIALCAIGVLTFTIYRRRKQKLGDSFHISDSHLSTDEAIGAYRKNGSPLVSLEYSTGWDPLADSRNFNGYSQEMFQSLRFNLEEVESATQYFSELNLLGKNSFSATYRGVLRDGSVVAVKSISKTSCKSDEGEFMKGLHMLTSLRSDNVVRLRGFCCSRGRGECFLIYDFVPNGNLSRFLDVKEGDGEVLEWSTRVSIVKGIAKGMAYLHAYKANKPVLVHQNISADKVLIDQRYNPLLADSGLYKLLTNDIVFSALKGSAAKGYLAPEYATTGRFSETSDVYAFGVMLFQILSGKHEITSSIRLAAESSKFQEFMDPNLHGRYFEYEAAKLAKIALLCSHESPFERPSMEGIVQELGNCSSCF